The genomic DNA TCCTTAAGAAGAATCTCTTTAGGGAAAATAAATTGTCCTAGTTTATTATCATCTATACAAGTGATAACTAATAAGTCAGGAGCAGCGTCATAAGGAAACGCTTGATTTTGCATATTGTCATCTTTCTCCCAAAAAGAAACAAATTGACCAATTTTATTAGGAGTAATTTTTGATTTTCTAAAACGAATGGTTTTGTTATTTAAGTGAAATAAACATCCTGCATATTCTGCGTTTTGCTTTTCTTCTTTTAGATTCGTTATCATTAAATTATTAGGTTTGTAAACTATATTGTTTAAATTTCGAATCGTATCATTATAATTGTTCAAAAAAACTCCCCCTTTATTCATTTCTTAGTTTACCACAAACATCAGTTCTTATATGTTGTA from Bacillus basilensis includes the following:
- a CDS encoding MepB family protein — its product is MNNYNDTIRNLNNIVYKPNNLMITNLKEEKQNAEYAGCLFHLNNKTIRFRKSKITPNKIGQFVSFWEKDDNMQNQAFPYDAAPDLLVITCIDDNKLGQFIFPKEILLKEKILRTQNQKGKMAMRIYPIWDTPVSNQAKKSQMWQLQYFVDLSDHNNLPIDKLLNLYS